The region AGGTTTCGGCGCCGCCCGACAAATCGATTGCGCAGCCGCAGCCGGCCTTGCGCCGCCGCCCGCGGCAGCGTCGCGCGCAAGCGAGCTCGGCGGCGCTGCAGCAGGCGTTTGTTCGGGTTTTGCTCGAGCGCGGCTACGCGAAGGCGACGATTCGCGAGATCGCGGCGGTCGCGGGCGTGAGCGTCGGCACGTTCTACGAGTATTTCGGCGACAAGGAGAGCCTCGCCGCGCTCACGATCCACCATTACGTGAAGACGCTCGCGACGCGGATGCGCGCGGTCGTCGACGCGCGGCGCGGCGAGCTCGGCCGGGCGGTGGCGGCCGCGCTCATCGATGCGCAGGTCGACGCGATCGAGCAGGACCCGTGCGTGTGGGCCGCGATGTTTGCGATCGAGCGCAAGGTCTCGCCGATCGACGCATATCGTCGGCATTACGACGACTACGTCGCGTTGTGGCGCGATGCGCTCGCCGGCGCGAGCGATGCGCCGGCCGATGCGCGGCTCGACGTGACCGCGCGCGTCGCGCATGCGCTGTGCTACGGGTGGGTGTCGCAATCGCTGCTGACGCAGGGCGCGAAGGTCGATGTCGCGCAACTGCGAGACGAATTGCATCGGGCGGCGGGGGCGTATCTCGCGGCTGCGATGGATGGCGGCGCGGGAGGCGAGTGAGGTGGACGTCTGGTGTCGCTGGCGGCTTTCCTTGCCGCTGGTTTTGCTTTCGAGGCGCGAGCATGCGGCGAAGGCGCGAGGCGCGCCGGCGATCGGCGGCGATCGGTGGCGATCGGTGGCGGGCATCGGCGGGCGCGGTGGCGGCGGGGATTTCGGCGAGATTCGCGGACGCTCTTTTCGACATGCATGTTGGGCTTGGGGCGTTGCATTCGTCGGGCGTTCGGGTTTTGCTTGACGACACGCCGACACGCCGACACGCCGACACGCCGACACGCCGACACGCCGACACGCCGACACGCCGACACGCCGACACGCCGACACGCCGACACGCCGACACGCCGACACGCCCACACGCCCACACGCCCACACGCGGACGGATCAACCGTTCCGTCGGTCTATGAATCGATTCCCGTGTCGCCGATGCAGAGCCGCCGACTCGCCGATTCACCGATTTACCGATTCGCCAGCGCATGCCGCGCGGCGGTGCCGCGGCCCAGCGGCGCGGAGCGTTCGATCATCGGCTCCCGCGTTCATACCACCCCGACACGACGGCCGCCCGCCGTCGCCCGGCCGTTCGAAGCCGCACGGCGGCGCCGCCATATCCGCCGCGCATCGCGCCCCACCGCCGTCCATTCCCTCGAAGCTCACCGCCGTCGTAAGCCATGAGTTTTTCTCATGCCTGTCATGACGAACTTTCGATTGCCGCCGGATATTGGCTCGGGCCCAATCCGCATCGTTGCCCCGCGCGCCGGCGATGGCCGCGCGCCCGTTCACGAGCCCAGGAGGATCCATGCAGAGCGCCGCCGCGCCCCGTTCGAAGCTGCCCGACGTCGGCACGACGATCTTCACGGTCATCGGCCAGCTCGCCGCCGAGCACGAGGCGCTGAATCTGTCGCAGGGCGCGCCGAATTTCGCGCCCGATCCGGCGCTCGTCGAGCGCGTCGCCCGCGCGATGCGAGACGGGCACAACCAGTACGCGCCGATGGCGGGCATCGCCGCGCTGCGCGAGGCGCTCGGCGTGAAGACCGAGCGCCTGTACGGCGAGCGCTACGATCCGGACTCCGAAGTCACCATCGTCGCGAGCGCGAGCGAGGGGCTCTACGCGGCGATCAGCGCGCTCGTCCATCCGGGCGACGAGGTGATCTACTTCGAGCCGTCGTTCGACAGCTACGCGCCGATCGTCCGGCTGCAGGGCGCGACGCCCGTCGCGATCAGGCTGTCGCCCGAGCGCTTTCGCGTGAACTGGGACGAGGTGGCCGCGAAGATCACGCCGCGCACGCGGATGCTGATCGTCAACACGCCGCACAACCCGAGCGCGACGATCCTCGGCGAGGCCGACGTCGCGCGTCTCGCGCAGCTCGTCGCGGGCACCGACATCGTGGTGCTGTCCGACGAGGTGTACGAGCACGTCGTGTTCGACGGCGCGCGCCATCACAGCATGGCGCGCGATCGCGCGCTCGCCGAGCGCAGCGTGATCGTGTCGTCGTTCGGCAAGTCGTATCACGTGACGGGCTGGCGCGTCGGCTACTGCCTCGCGCCCGCCGAGCTCACGCGCGAGCTGCGCAAGGTCCATCAGTTCATGACGTTCGCGGCCGATACGCCGATGCAGCATGCGTTCGCGGCGGCGCTCGCGGAGCCGGCGAGCTATCTCGAGCTCGGCGCGTTCTACGAGCGCAAGCGCGACCTGCTCGTGCGCGAGCTGGCCGGCTCGCGCTTCGAGCTGCTGCCGAGCGAGGGCTCGTTCTTCATGCTCGCGCGCTTCGGGCATTTTTCGGACGAATCGGACGCCGACTTCGTGCTGCGTGCGATTCGCGACGCACGCGTCGCGACGATTCCGCTGTCCGCGTTCTACGCGGACGGCGCGAACACCGGCTGCATCCGTTTGAGCTTTTCGAAGGACGACGCGACGCTCGTCGAAGGCGCGCGCCGCCTGTGCAGCCTCTGACGCGCGCGGTGCCCGCCGCTGCGGACATGACCCGATCTCAAGGAGAAACATCGATGAAACGATTGCAATTCTGGTTCGCGCTCGCCTGTGCATTGGGCGCCGCCACGGGGGCCGGCGCGGCGCGCGCCGACGCGTCGCAAACGCTGCGCTTCGGCCTCGAGGCGCAGTATCCGCCGTTCGAATCGAAGGCGGCGAACGGCGCGCTGCAGGGCTTCGATATCGACGTCGGCAACGCCGTCTGCAACGCAGCGAAGCTCACGTGCAAATGGGTCGAGACGTCGTTCGACGGGCTGATTCCGGCGCTGCAGGGCCGCAAGTTCGATGCGATCAATTCCGCGATGAACGCAACCGACCAGCGCCGTCAGGCGATCGATTTCACGACGGTGATCTATCGCGTGCCGACGCAGCTGATCGCGCGCGCGGACAGCGGCCTCGAGCCGACGCCGGCATCGCTGAAGGGCAAACGGGTGGGCGTGCTGCAGGGTTCGATTCAGGAGGCGTATGCGAATGCGCACTGGGCGGGCGCGGGCGTGCAGGTGGTCGCGTACCAGGATCAGAACCAGGCGTATGCGGACCTCACGGCGGGCCGCCTCGACGGCACGCTCGTGCTCGCGCCGGCGGGCCAGCGCGGCTTCCTGTCGCGGCCGGAGGCGAAGGGCTTCGCGTTCGTCGGGCCGCCGGTGCGCGACGACAAGATTCTCGGCAGCGGCATCGCGTTCGGGCTGCGCAAGGGCGATGATGTGCTGAAGGCGCGCCTGAATGCCGCGATCGACAAACTGAAGGCGGACGGCGCCGTGAAGGCGCTCGGCCGCAAGTACTTCGGCGACATCGACATCTCGGCGAAGTGACGCGGGCCGCGCGATGAGCGAGCGGACGACGCACGATGCGGCGCGCCGGACGGGGGCGAGGGTGGGGCACGGGTGCGGCGGCGGGCGCCGGCCGGGATTTCGCCGCGCATGATCCGAGCGCATCCGTTCGGGTATCCGAAGCCTCTCGATCGGCGGCGCGTCGCGCAGGCGGGTTGCCCGAAGCGGCGCAAGGCGGTGCGGCGGCTGCATCCGCCGCTCGCCCAGCCCGCGACGGCGCTCTGCCGCGTGCCCGGCTACGGCGCGCTCGTGCAGCTCTGGCGCCGCGTGCACGCGACGCTGCCGGGCGTCGTCTGCTTCGAGGCGATGCGGCCCGCGTTCTATCGCTGCGTCGCCGCGCACGCGCCGGCGCGGCGGCGCCGTTCGACGCGCACGGCAGCTTCGCGGCGCTGATCGAATGCGTGGCGAACGGCTCACAGGCGCAGGCGTGCGATGCGCTCGAACAGTGCCTCGGCGCATGCTTCGACGCCGGCGCCGTGACCGCTGCGGCGCTGGCCGCGTCGCAGCGGCAGGCGCGCGACATGTGGGCGCTGCGCGAAGGGTTCGCGATCGATGCGCTGCCGCACCTGCTGAATTTCGACATGAGCCTGCCCATGGCTGGACTGGACACGTTCGCCGCGTGCTGCGACGCCGCGCTTCGCGCACACGGGCCGCATGCCGCGTGTCTGTGCGTCGGCATGCCGGCGACGGCAATGTGCACGTCGGCGTGTCGCTCGCCGATTTGCCCGCATCCGGCGCGGACAGCGTCGAGCGCGTTGTCTACGGGATCGTGCGCGAGATGGGCGGACCGATAGCGGCCGAGCACGGCATCGGTGCGCTCAAGCGGCCGTTTCCCGGTTACGCGCGCAGCACCGCCGAGATCGCCGTGATGCGGGCGATGAAGGCGGCGTTCGATCCGCTCGGGATGCTGAATCCGGGGAAGGCGTTGTAGCCGTTGCGGCGCGATGCGGCGAGGCGCGGCCCGATTCTCGGCGAAGCCGCGTGCCCGTTCAGTCCGAATCCGCTGAATCCGGCGAATCCGCCTGCGCGAACCGCGCGGCGACCTCGCGCAGCCACGCCTCGCTCCATGTGAGCGCGCCCACCTTCAGATGCCCGATCACGCTGCGCACCCAATCGAGCTCGGCTTCCAGCGTTACCCGCATCAGCTCGCCGTCGAGCAGGAAGAGCCGCGGAATCTGCATCGCGAGCGCGGCATTCTGGGTTTCGTCGAGGCGGGCCAGCTCGGCTTCGAGCGCGGCGACGCGCGCCTCGAACTGGCGGCGCGCGTCTTCGACGGACAGCAGCGGCAGCACCGACAGCGCGGCCGGAAACGACGGGTATTCGCGCGCCGGCCGGGCGAGCTGCTCGCGCAGCCACATGCGCGCCGTGTCGCGGCCGGCGTCGGTGACTTCATAGACCGTGCGCTCCGGAAACGCGCCGTCGCGCTCGGTCTCGCGCACGGCGATCAATGCATCGCGCTGCAAACGCTCGATCGTTTGATAGAGGCTGTTGCGCTGCTTGACGTTGACCACTTCGTCCTTGCCGCGCAACTTCACGAGCTGCTGGATTCGGTACGCGTGCATCGGCGCTTCGGTGAGCATCGCGAGCACGATGAGCGCAAGCGGAGAGTAGCGGGAAGCGGATTGAGCCATAACATGATTAGTCAATTATTATCTAGAAATAATATGACTAGATATAAAAGAACGCAAGCCGCGTTGCGCCCGCCGGCCGGGCGTGACGCGGCTTGCGCGTCAGCCGACGTGCGAGCGTTTGCCGGGCATGTCCGGCGTTTCCATCGTCGCGAGGCCATGCACGATGCCGCAATCCTCGACTGCGTGCTCGCCCTGGCACCGTTCGCGCAATTCGATCAATTGCATGCGCAAATGCTGCAGTTCGGCAAGCCGCGTGTTGACGTGGCCGATGTGTTCGTCGAGCAGCGCGTTGACCGAATCGCAGCGGTCCGCCGGGTCGTCGGTGAAGCGCAGCAGTGCGCGGATTTCATCGTGCGTCATGTCGAGCGCGCGGCAGTTGCGGATGAAGCGCAGCCGCTCGACGTGCGCGTCGGTGTAGTGGCGGTAGTTGGAATCGGTCCGTTCCGCGTCGGGCATCAGCCCCTCTTTTTCATAGAAGCGAATCGTTTCCGGCGTGCACCGCGCCGCTTTCGCCAGTTCGCCGATCTTCATTCGAATCTCCTTACAAAAAGAGTTGACCTTGTAGTGACTACAAGGTGTTAACTGTACACCGTCAGTTACTGAGGAGGTTGCCATGACCGAGGCCACCCGGGCCGAAAACCGGCCGCGAACGCCAGAAGCCGATCGCGGCGGCGCGCAGTCGGGCGGTGCGCGCACATCGGCGCGCGCCGCTGGCTGCTGCTCGCACCATTACCCGCATGGCGAGGTCGAAACGCAGGCGAATCTCGCGGTTCAGTCAAGCAATCGCGATTCGAGCGACCACGCACATGCACCCCATTCGCATGCGAACGGCGACCATCCGCACGACCACGACCACGACCACGACCGCGACCGCGACCACGACCGCGACCACGACGGCGCGGCGTGCTGCGCGCCCGCCCCCGTCGCGTTCGCGCCGTTGCCCGGCGCGCGAAAGGCCGCCGGCGGCCGTGTGCGCTCGGCGTTCCGGATCATGCAGATGGACTGCCCGACCGAGGAGACACTGATCCGCAAGAAGCTGGGCGCGATGTCCGAAGTCGCGGCGCTCGAATTCAACCTGATGCAGCGGATGCTCGCGGTCGAGCACGTGCCGGGCGCGGAAGCCGGCATCGCCGCCGCGATCCGCTCGCTCGGCATGACGCCCGAACAGGCGGACGCCGGCGCGTCGGGCCGTGGCGCGTTGCCCGCGCCGGCCGACGCGCCGCGCCCGTGGTGGCCGCTCGCGGTCGCGGGCGTCGCGGCGGCGGCGTCGGAAGCGGCCACGTGGCTGCAACTGCCGGTATGGCTCGCCGCCGCGCTCGCGCTCGCCGCGGTCGCGACCTGCGGCCTCGGCACGTATCGCAAGGGCTGGATCGCGCTCACGAACGGCAACCTGAACATCAACGCGCTGATGAGCATCGCGGTGACGGGCGCGATGGCGATTGGCCAGTGGCCCGAGGCCGCGATGGTGATGGTGCTCTTCACCGTCGCCGAATTGATCGAGGCGCGCTCGCTCGACCGTGCGCGCAACGCGATCCAGAGCCTGATGCGCCTCGCGCCCGACACCGTGACGCTCAGGCAGCCCGACGGCACGTGGCAGCCGGTCGACGCCGCGCAGGTCGCGCTCGGTGCGATCGTGCGCGTGAAGCCCGGCGAGCGCATCGGCCTCGACGGCGAGATCGTTGCCGGCCGCTCGACCGTCAACCAGGCGCCGATCACGGGCGAGAGCCTGCCCGTCGAGAAAACCGAGGGCGACGCGGTGTACGCGGGCACGATCAACGAAGCCGGCTCGTTCGAATATCGGGTGACGGCGGTCGCGAGCAACACGACGCTCGCGCGGATCATCCATGCGGTCGAGGAGGCGCAGGGCGCGAAGGCGCCGACGCAGCGCTTCGTCGACAGCTTCGCGCGCGTCTACACGCCGATCGTGTTCGCGATCGCGCTCGTCGTCGCGATCGCGCCGCCGCTCGTGCTCGACGGCGCATGGCGCGACTGGATCTATCGCGCGCTCGTGCTGCTCGTGATCGCGTGCCCATGCGCGCTCGTGATCTCGACGCCCGTGACGATCGTATCGGGGCTCGCGGCGGCCGCGCGGCGCGGGATTCTCGTGAAGGGCGGCGTGTACCTCGAGCAGGGGCGCCGCCTCGCGTGGCTCGCGCTCGACAAGACGGGCACGATCACGCGCGGCAAGCCGGTGCAGACCGATTTCGAGATGCGCGCAGCCGACGTCGACGCCGCGCTCGTGCGGGGGCTCGCCGCGAGCCTCGCCGCGCGCTCGGATCACCCGGTTTCGCAGGCGGTCGCGGCGGCGAGCGCGGCTCAAGCCGGCGCGGGCGGCGTCCCGCGCGCGAAGCCCGCGTCGTTCGCCGACGTCGCCGATTTCGAGGCGATTCCCGGCCGCGGCGTGCGCGGCAAGATCGACGGCGTGCCGTACTGGCTCGGCAATCATCGCCTCGTCGAGGAGCTCGACTGCTGCACGAGCGCGCTCGAAGCGCGTCTCGACGAGCTCGAGCGGCAGGGCAAGACGGTCGTGATGCTGATCGACGGCGCGCGCGTGCTCGGCCTCTTCGCGGTGGCCGACACGGTGAAGGACACGAGCCGCGCGGCGGTTGCCGAGCTGCACGCGCTCGGCATCAAGACCGCGATGCTGACGGGCGACAACCCGCACACCGCGCAAGCGATCGCGCAGCAGGTCGGCATCGACGACGCGCGCGGCAACCAACTGCCGCAGGACAAGCTCGCCGCCGTCGAAGCGCTCGCGGCGGGCGGCCGCGCGGTCGGCATGGTCGGCGACGGGATCAACGACGCGCCGGCGCTCGCGCGCGCCGACATCGGCTTCGCGATGGGCGCGATGGGCACCGATACCGCGATCGAGACGGCCGACGTCGCGCTGATGGACGACGACCTGCGCAAGATCCCGGCGTTCGTGCGGCTGTCGCGCGCGACGCATCGCGTGCTCGTGCAGAACATCGCGTTCGCGCTCGCCGTGAAGGCGGTGTTCGTCGGCCTCACGGTCGCGGGGATGGGCACGATGTGGATGGCGGTGTTCGCCGACGCGGGCGCGAGCCTCATCGTCGTCGGCAACGGCTTGCGGCTGTTGCGCCGCGGCCAATGAACGGAGGCGGCGATGGATTGGTTCAAGTGGCTTGCCGGCGGGCGGCATCGCGGCTACGGCGGCCGCCGCGGCCATCACGGCGGTGAAGCGGGCGGCGGGCATGGCCATGGCGGCGGCCACGGCGAGCGTGGCGATCACGGCAGCCAAGGCTACGGCGGCCATGGCTGGGGCCGTCAGGGCGTGCAACGCGGCGGCGGTTGGAATGATGCGCGTGACGGCGCGCCGCTTCGAGGCGAAGCGGGCGCGCCCGCGCAGCACGCCGCATGCGCGAAATGCGGCGCGATCAATGGTGCGGAGGCGAAGTTCTGCGCGCAGTGCGGCGCATCGCAGACGCCGCCCGTTTGTGGCGCATGCCGTGCGCCGCTCGCCGCTTCGGCGCGTTTCTGTCCGCAGTGCGGGACGGCCGTCTCGGTGCAGCGCGGATGACATGCGGCGCGCGGCCCGAATCGCCGGCGGCGCGCGGATGCGGCGTGCCGCTTATGCGGCTTCGCACACGTCGATCGCGCCGCCGTCCGCGATCGCCTGGCGCAGCCCCGCGCATTGCGTGCACGCGGAGTCGGATCGAATCGCGCGGCGGCCGCGTGGCCTGTCATCGTCACGACATCGGCCGGCTGGAAGCGGTCGAAACCGAGCTCGCGCCGAACCTCCGAATCGGCTTCGGCCGCGCTTTCATGCGAACGCGAAGCAATGCCGATGCCGCGAGACGCGCGCAAGCAGCACCGCCGACGCATCGCCGAACCTGTGCCGCTGTCGCCGCCGCAGTGCCTTGAGTTGCGCGCGGCCGTGCGCGTTGCGTCGGCGCGGCGCATGGCCCGGCAAGCAACGAGCCTGTCACTCGGCGTGAGCTCGCGCGACGCCGTTCGCACGCACGCGACGCCGTAGCCGAAGCGGGCCGGACGGCACACGGCACACGGTGCGCGGTTCCGTTCACATTCTTCCGTTTCCCTCCATCGTCCGGTTCAATCGCACGGTTCGTTGCGCGGCATTTGCCGCCTGCCGGTGCGAGCCGCGCATCGCGCCCTCGCGCCGCGCTCGATAGCCGCGCGCGAACCCTTCATTAATCGACGAATTGCGCTGGCGAATTGCGCCGTTCCGCCCGCGCGGGCGTAGCCCCCGTTTCGCCGGAAACGGCTGCGCGGCCCGCCACCGCGCCGTGCCGACACACGATTTTTTATTAGCCGGATCGATCCCTTAGATTAAAGTACGAGTACAGTGAAGCACGATTGAAGCCGTCATCGTTCCCCGTGTAAGGTCGCCAGTTGCGGAGCCCGGTTTTTCTTCGGAGTCCGCAGGTTGTTCGTCGAGGTCCAACGCAACATCACGCTTTTCGGGAGAGCACATATGGATTCATCCAGTTTCCTGACGTCGATGCAGAGCACGCTCGGCGTCTATCTGCCCAAGATCGCGGGCGCGCTCGGCATCCTGGTCATCGGCTGGTTGATCGCCGTGATCGTCCGGGCGGGCGTGCGCCGCCTGCTGAGCGCGCTGAAGGTCGATGCGCGCATCGCCGAAAGCACCGGGCAGGGCACGCAGGTGGAGCGCATCATCGCGGGCGGCCTGTTCTGGCTCGTCCTGCTCGTGACCGCGGTCGGCATCTTCAACGTGCTGAATCTCTACGCGATCTCGAACCCGTTCTCGCTGCTCGTCACGAAGATCATCAACTATCTGCCGAATCTGCTCGGCGGCGCGGCGCTCACGCTCGTCGCATGGCTGATCGCCTCGCTGCTGCGCAGCCTCGCCGACAAGACGCTGAAGGCGAGCAGGATCGACAGCAAGCTGTCGGAGACGGCGGGGATGCGGCCGATGAGCTCGTATCTCGGCGACGTGCTGTTCTGGCTCGTGATCCTGATGTT is a window of Burkholderia mallei ATCC 23344 DNA encoding:
- a CDS encoding TetR/AcrR family transcriptional regulator, whose product is MTSRHVQVSAPPDKSIAQPQPALRRRPRQRRAQASSAALQQAFVRVLLERGYAKATIREIAAVAGVSVGTFYEYFGDKESLAALTIHHYVKTLATRMRAVVDARRGELGRAVAAALIDAQVDAIEQDPCVWAAMFAIERKVSPIDAYRRHYDDYVALWRDALAGASDAPADARLDVTARVAHALCYGWVSQSLLTQGAKVDVAQLRDELHRAAGAYLAAAMDGGAGGE
- a CDS encoding pyridoxal phosphate-dependent aminotransferase, with the translated sequence MQSAAAPRSKLPDVGTTIFTVIGQLAAEHEALNLSQGAPNFAPDPALVERVARAMRDGHNQYAPMAGIAALREALGVKTERLYGERYDPDSEVTIVASASEGLYAAISALVHPGDEVIYFEPSFDSYAPIVRLQGATPVAIRLSPERFRVNWDEVAAKITPRTRMLIVNTPHNPSATILGEADVARLAQLVAGTDIVVLSDEVYEHVVFDGARHHSMARDRALAERSVIVSSFGKSYHVTGWRVGYCLAPAELTRELRKVHQFMTFAADTPMQHAFAAALAEPASYLELGAFYERKRDLLVRELAGSRFELLPSEGSFFMLARFGHFSDESDADFVLRAIRDARVATIPLSAFYADGANTGCIRLSFSKDDATLVEGARRLCSL
- a CDS encoding ABC transporter substrate-binding protein — translated: MKRLQFWFALACALGAATGAGAARADASQTLRFGLEAQYPPFESKAANGALQGFDIDVGNAVCNAAKLTCKWVETSFDGLIPALQGRKFDAINSAMNATDQRRQAIDFTTVIYRVPTQLIARADSGLEPTPASLKGKRVGVLQGSIQEAYANAHWAGAGVQVVAYQDQNQAYADLTAGRLDGTLVLAPAGQRGFLSRPEAKGFAFVGPPVRDDKILGSGIAFGLRKGDDVLKARLNAAIDKLKADGAVKALGRKYFGDIDISAK
- a CDS encoding PadR family transcriptional regulator produces the protein MAQSASRYSPLALIVLAMLTEAPMHAYRIQQLVKLRGKDEVVNVKQRNSLYQTIERLQRDALIAVRETERDGAFPERTVYEVTDAGRDTARMWLREQLARPAREYPSFPAALSVLPLLSVEDARRQFEARVAALEAELARLDETQNAALAMQIPRLFLLDGELMRVTLEAELDWVRSVIGHLKVGALTWSEAWLREVAARFAQADSPDSADSD
- the cadR gene encoding Cd(II)/Pb(II)-responsive transcriptional regulator translates to MKIGELAKAARCTPETIRFYEKEGLMPDAERTDSNYRHYTDAHVERLRFIRNCRALDMTHDEIRALLRFTDDPADRCDSVNALLDEHIGHVNTRLAELQHLRMQLIELRERCQGEHAVEDCGIVHGLATMETPDMPGKRSHVG
- a CDS encoding heavy metal translocating P-type ATPase, with product MTEATRAENRPRTPEADRGGAQSGGARTSARAAGCCSHHYPHGEVETQANLAVQSSNRDSSDHAHAPHSHANGDHPHDHDHDHDRDRDHDRDHDGAACCAPAPVAFAPLPGARKAAGGRVRSAFRIMQMDCPTEETLIRKKLGAMSEVAALEFNLMQRMLAVEHVPGAEAGIAAAIRSLGMTPEQADAGASGRGALPAPADAPRPWWPLAVAGVAAAASEAATWLQLPVWLAAALALAAVATCGLGTYRKGWIALTNGNLNINALMSIAVTGAMAIGQWPEAAMVMVLFTVAELIEARSLDRARNAIQSLMRLAPDTVTLRQPDGTWQPVDAAQVALGAIVRVKPGERIGLDGEIVAGRSTVNQAPITGESLPVEKTEGDAVYAGTINEAGSFEYRVTAVASNTTLARIIHAVEEAQGAKAPTQRFVDSFARVYTPIVFAIALVVAIAPPLVLDGAWRDWIYRALVLLVIACPCALVISTPVTIVSGLAAAARRGILVKGGVYLEQGRRLAWLALDKTGTITRGKPVQTDFEMRAADVDAALVRGLAASLAARSDHPVSQAVAAASAAQAGAGGVPRAKPASFADVADFEAIPGRGVRGKIDGVPYWLGNHRLVEELDCCTSALEARLDELERQGKTVVMLIDGARVLGLFAVADTVKDTSRAAVAELHALGIKTAMLTGDNPHTAQAIAQQVGIDDARGNQLPQDKLAAVEALAAGGRAVGMVGDGINDAPALARADIGFAMGAMGTDTAIETADVALMDDDLRKIPAFVRLSRATHRVLVQNIAFALAVKAVFVGLTVAGMGTMWMAVFADAGASLIVVGNGLRLLRRGQ
- a CDS encoding zinc ribbon domain-containing protein, with product MDWFKWLAGGRHRGYGGRRGHHGGEAGGGHGHGGGHGERGDHGSQGYGGHGWGRQGVQRGGGWNDARDGAPLRGEAGAPAQHAACAKCGAINGAEAKFCAQCGASQTPPVCGACRAPLAASARFCPQCGTAVSVQRG